One Setaria viridis chromosome 7, Setaria_viridis_v4.0, whole genome shotgun sequence genomic region harbors:
- the LOC117866002 gene encoding peroxidase 5, which translates to MTRKRCYLRFATLLAGLLSAAACLDFGFYDRMCPAAETIVQQTVADAFRNNSGVAPALIRLHFHDCFVRGCDGSVLIDSTTNPNNTAEKDAPPNNPSLRFFDVIDRAKAAVEAQCPGVVSCADILAFAARDSVVLSGGLGYQLPAGRRDGRISRDTDALNDLPPPFFNATQLADSFASKNLTVEDLVVLSGAHTIGVSHCSSFAGVPDNPADRLYNFSSPDKIDPALSKAYAFLLKSICPSNSSQFFPMTTTLMDLITPDKLDNKYYVGLTNNLGLFISDAALLTNATMKALVDSFVRSEATWKAKFARSMLKMGQIGVLTGTQGEIRRNCRVVNPAPRTAAGVHRVVAGSDSSGFTGVAAS; encoded by the exons ATGACGAGGAAGCGCTGCTACCTACGCTTCGCAACGCTCCTGGCGGGGCTCCTCTcggccgccgcctgcctcgACTTCGGCTTCTACGACAGGATGTGCCCCGCCGCCGAGACCATCGTGCAGCAGACCGTCGCCGACGCGTTCAGAAACAACTCCGGCGTCGCTCCGGCGCTGATCCGCTTGCACTTCCATGACTGCTTCGTCAGA GGCTGCGACGGCTCGGTGCTGATCGACTCGACGACGAACCCGAACAACACGGCGGAGAAGGACGCGCCGCCCAACAACCCCAGCCTCCGGTTCTTCGACGTGATCGACCGCGCCAAGGCGGCCGTCGAGGCGCAGTGCCCCGGTGtggtctcctgcgccgacatcctcgcctTCGCGGCCCGGGACAGCGTCGTGCTCTCCGGCGGCCTCGGCTACCAGCTGCCGGCCGGGCGCCGTGACGGCCGGATATCCCGCGACACGGACGCGCTCAACGACCTGCCCCCGCCCTTCTTCAACGCCACCCAGCTCGCCGACAGCTTCGCCTCCAAGAACCTCACCGTCGAGGACCTCGTCGTCCTCTCCGGCGCCCACACCATCGGCGTCTCCCACTGCAGCAGCTTCGCCGGCGTCCCCGACAATCCTGCCGACCGCCTGTACAACTTCAGCTCGCCTGACAAG ATTGATCCGGCACTGAGCAAGGCCTACGCGTTTCTGCTCAAGAGCATCTGCCCATCGAACAGCAGCCAGTTCTTCCCGATGACGACGACGCTCATGGACCTCATCACGCCGGACAAGCTCGACAACAAGTACTACGTCGGCCTGACCAACAACCTGGGCCTCTTCATATCGGACGCGGCGCTGCTGACCAACGCGACGATGAAGGCGCTGGTCGACTCCTTCGTGCGCAGCGAGGCCACGTGGAAGGCCAAGTTCGCCAGGTCCATGCTCAAGATGGGGCAGATCGGGGTGCTGACTGGAACGCAGGGAGAGATCAGGCGCAACTGCAGGGTCGTCAACCCTGCTCCTCGTACCGCTGCAGGCGTTCATCGTGTTGTCGCCGGATCTGATTCTTCAGGATTCACTGGTGTGGCTGCAAGCTAA